The Tetrapisispora phaffii CBS 4417 chromosome 5, complete genome genome segment TTCACAGTCGTTTATGTATCTGTTATGTCATACAAAAACACAAGAGGTGGTTCCTTTAATGAGTTCTCTGTGGAGTTCATCGAACGTTTTACTCAATTGATCACTTCTCTGCcagatttattaaaagaagttGTATCGAAAATCTTCGGAAGTAGATCATCTACGGAAAGAGGTGGTTATAGTGTATTATAATGACAAATAACTCCAGctatgaaaataataaataaactaataataaaaaattttgtaaattcaataatgccaagtatatttttgtaattataCATCTTTTACATAAAGGCTGATGTTTTTATACATCATCTAATTAAACAGTAAGAAagaatgataatattatttattctgCCCCAGAATTGCTTTCAAACCGCCAACggttttttcaattgtagTTTCTagataattttgttttattgcTAACgttttttttgttcattaataacattttcatcatGTTTCAAATCGGTGACATATTTATCTTTGCTCTGTAGGATAAATGCTTTTCCGCATGATCTCCAAACTTCATTATTTGGATAAGAACCTAACTCATCAGCTGTTAATTGTGCTATCTGGCCTTGTCTATCAAGATGTGATATCTGTTGATTAACCATATCCAATTGAGCTTTATTGTTTCTTAGACTGGTAGTCATCTCTTGTACTAATTTCATATCCGACATTTTTCGATGATTCTTTTAAGTTTGTATTGTTTTCTGTATGTGTCTCTAACCTAATGCAAACTAATGTGCAAAAAAGCAGTATaagaaacaatatttaaatgtcCCCCTTAAGCTATATTgtataattcattatacAAATATAGAAACCTATTTTAGGTTTAGTATATAAGTTAATTGTTTTGTATTAtagatatttcaaatttcaattcaCTGCTTATGGATGGGTTCGTTCGCTAACTATGGAAAAATTAAGAAGCATACGAGTACCACGATAGAAAGCATAACAGAACTATATCAGAAAGAGATAATGattgattataataaacaatactctttatatttataattatatggtattaatattatttaacaGTAGACCTCTCAATAAAAATCGAAGACCATTTACTTTTTAGCTTTATCAGCAAATAAACTGATTTCTTGGGCACAAGTGCCTCTTGCTTCACAGCCTTTGAATGAGATTAATAAATCACCTTCTGTATAGTGGTAAACGTCGTTTAAAGCCTTATTTTCTGGATCGTATATACTTGCGAATAATTTTGGAACGACGACGGCAGTTTTGCTCAATAAGTATGCGTGCCATTGTAATATATGAGCAACAGCATGTTCaaatgattcaaatgaATAGTTTCTTACTAATGGTTCACATAGATATTCAAGGAATACTTTGCCAGAGAAGGTATTCGAAACAATAAATGCAGATAGATCTAGTTTACCATCTGGACCTTGTGGAACAATTACCTTTGCGTTCGATGCATGGAAGTTTTGATAGGTGTTGATATTACTACCAGCAGTGACTGGAACTCCCTTTAATAAAGACATTTCTATAACAGATGGATCTAAAATATGTTTCTGTAAAGACAGATTCATGTCCATGAATAATGCTTCATCGTCAAGGTACATGTATTGTTTAGCATTTGGGAAAGCGTGCATAGCAGCTCTCATCATGATTGGTTTAATGTTATCATACTGTGACTTTAGGTCTTGCTTCTCTAGTACAGGGACAAATTCTTGAATCCAACGAATATATACACCGTAATTATGCTTTTGACCGTAATCTACCCTGTTTTGAACAATTTTAACTAACGTAGCTTCATCGTATTTgtcaaaatcaattaaagtGACGATAATAACATCAGGACTATTTCCCTTGTGATATACTAATTTACCGTGATCTAAAAAGGATCTCTTAGCTAAGAATGCTTGGTCTGTTGTCTTTTTAATAACCTCTTCCGGTACAGGTTTGTCATCTACTTTAATGTAGTAATGATTGTTGTCATTAGGTCCCATTCTCAAAATGTATAGACCTCTTACACcaatatcttttaatacTTTAGTGTGATCGACATttggaaaaattaaaggacTTGATGCTTCAATTTCATGATAATAGAACCCATGCTTTTCAGGAAGTTTCTCCTTCCTTAATTCTAACGAGTCCCCAGAACCATTTCCACTAAACATGCTACTCAATATGTAAAATAGGAAAAGAGATCCTGTAATCAATGAAGCGATTCTAACACTCAGTTTCTTGTTAAAACCTCCACTGTATGTTGTAATTGTTTCGCTGCTCAACAGATTGGTAATCTCCCCTTGCCAACTGCTACCTTCTTTGCCGGTGTATTTTAGATTTGACTTTGGCTTCATCTTTGGATTGCttcaataaaacaataaaataaatgtatTTTGTTTAACGAAAATGTGTCAATGATTCGAATATTCAGAGTGAACTAAAACTCTTGAAAAACCACTTATATTCGTATGCAAAGTCTATATCACCACTTGTTTTTATCTCactattgaatatatatatgtatatatattactgAATTATGATTAGATCAAAATACCagtataaataaaaatagtaacgaaaataataacaaaatattaataaatactCGTTGGTTATTAACAAACTGAAAACTAAAACAGCAACtcgaaataaaataattcaataaaacaGTAAGctatcaatattttaccAGCTGGTTTATAAATAACACATACCCATTAGATCTTTAAACATCTTTTGAAAGGTATTGATTCTTATGTTCTTATGTTCTTATGTCTTTTCGATGTTATCTTTTTTGGGCCTGATGCTTCAAACCGATCGTGAAACaacaattcaataaaaaatggCAATTCTCTAAGATGTTAACTTTACAGgaaacaattgaattgaattaaatggATAATAGTTTAATAAGTCtgtat includes the following:
- the PFD1 gene encoding prefolding complex chaperone subunit (similar to Saccharomyces cerevisiae PFD1 (YJL179W); ancestral locus Anc_1.159); translation: MSDMKLVQEMTTSLRNNKAQLDMVNQQISHLDRQGQIAQLTADELGSYPNNEVWRSCGKAFILQSKDKYVTDLKHDENVINEQKKR
- the MNN11 gene encoding alpha-1,6-mannosyltransferase (similar to Saccharomyces cerevisiae MNN11 (YJL183W); ancestral locus Anc_1.156), with amino-acid sequence MKPKSNLKYTGKEGSSWQGEITNLLSSETITTYSGGFNKKLSVRIASLITGSLFLFYILSSMFSGNGSGDSLELRKEKLPEKHGFYYHEIEASSPLIFPNVDHTKVLKDIGVRGLYILRMGPNDNNHYYIKVDDKPVPEEVIKKTTDQAFLAKRSFLDHGKLVYHKGNSPDVIIVTLIDFDKYDEATLVKIVQNRVDYGQKHNYGVYIRWIQEFVPVLEKQDLKSQYDNIKPIMMRAAMHAFPNAKQYMYLDDEALFMDMNLSLQKHILDPSVIEMSLLKGVPVTAGSNINTYQNFHASNAKVIVPQGPDGKLDLSAFIVSNTFSGKVFLEYLCEPLVRNYSFESFEHAVAHILQWHAYLLSKTAVVVPKLFASIYDPENKALNDVYHYTEGDLLISFKGCEARGTCAQEISLFADKAKK